ATTTGGACTTTTGATATTTTCAGATCGTCCATATTTGGATTATTTAATTTACTGTAAAATggaaatttgtattagaaaaattagaaaagaaatttAAATATATAGCTATAAGGAATTAGGAAATTCCACCTTATAAATTTAACAGGGAGGCTTCGTACTTTATTTCCTATATTTTGCTTGACTCTTACTGCCTTGTGGTGAATGTTAATTGGTAGTCATCTCCATACAGTACAACTTTCAATAGTGTATCAAGTAGACTTGAGTATGGCACCACACAGTCATTGTCAATGAATCACTCTGTTACAGGTGTATGTGTTCATGAGTGCGAAATGTGAACGTGCTCATATGATGAAGAGGAACCCACGTGAGGTGCGCTGGACCATCCTGTACAGGTAAGCAGTGACAATGTGTGCAGGCACCCCAAGGACACACTCCCACCATTGTATTGCTTATTAGACATCAGCTTCAGTTAGCCTGCCTCCTGCTCATCCTAGAAACTGACCTTTCCAAAGTACAAGTGGTAGTTCTGGTAATGGTGTAACTCATTTCTTTTGTGTATTAGCTTAGAGGTGACTGGCTACTGGCAGGAAGATAACCAATGTTTCTGTCTTATTGGAACTGCGGAAATATACCCAACCTGCTTGTCAGGTTGACTTGAAGATTTGAAGTCGCTTGAAGCTCATATTGAACATGACCAAGTTACATAATGATTTTAAAATGCTCATATATACAGATAAATTAACTAGATAATGCAAGTTATTATAAGTAAAATAGAACTATAAATGTTAAtacagtttatttttttatttttttatatcatgcAGATTTTCTTACCTTTTATGCATGTTTGTGTTTGCAGGCGCAAGCACAAGAAGGGTATGGAGGAGGAGACGACCAAGAAGAGGACTCGCCGCACCCAGAAGTACCAGCGCGCCATTGTGGGGGCCTCCCTTATAGACATCATGaccaagaggtgtgtgtgtgtgtgttgtatttatCTTTGGATATGATTTGTGATGTATTTCAATGAATTTCATTTGTATACATACCCATGAAATTTTTATATCCTGTTTATCTGTCAGTGCTGATTCCTTTCTCTAATaagattccttccttctcttacaggAACATGAAGCCTGAGGTGCGCAAGGCTCAGAGGGAGCAGGCAATCAGGTGAGCTTGATGACCAGCCTGACATACTATTGTACTCTAAAATGTAGCAAGCATTTCCCTTAGCTGTGTGGTGGGTTAGTGGTCAACACTGCCCACAGCTGCTGTGTATACACTTACAGCCTGTTTAACCCATACAGCGTCAGATACATACAATGTACATATTATTTTTTAATACCATTGAGTCAGATATGTACGTCGTAcgtatttaatgtattattttttcccgtcaCTGGAGTGTGTCGAGCGTGATTTCTGTGGTGGTGTCCTAGTAGACTGATCCTTTGGGAATACTGACCACccaatatatttcatttattgCTATAACTGGGAAGCCTGGCAGCCATTATTCTGGgtacacttttttatttatttatttgtgtggatGCTGGAGGTGGTTTTTGAGATCGTGATGTGGAAATTGAAGTGGTTTGACAGTGCTGTGGGTGAGGTATAGTGGGTATACTGACATCCAGAACCGGCAATTTTGGTAAGGAGGGGGCCATGTATAAACTGTAATTGCGTGAGCGAACACTCTTGTGGGCGACTGTACATTGAGTTGAACTATCAAAAAGCTCAAAATGAGCTACTctctaacaatatatataagtCTGTGCCAAATATGTCGAGAGAAAACGATTTACTTGGATACGCACCCTCAAATCCAAGAAAGTCTACGAAAATCAACACAACCATTTCGATTCCCGACTCGATAAAAAATGGCAAAAAACACCGACTTCTAGGCAACGATAAGCTAATAGACATTACATTTCTccatttttcatggttttaagctattttatgcaaaaaaaaaaaaaaaattcctccgACGCAGGGGTGGGGAGAAAATTACATAATACCAAAACGCTGTACGGGTTAAAGCACAGTACAGTTAAATGAAATACAACCTTAAGTTTTAGGTGGAGGTtagatagatgtatagatggGGAATTCAGAGAATGAATAATCATTTCTCAGAAGCTGCCAGTACAGGCCAACTAGtctcttgtattctctttataTCTTTGTTTATCTGTGTGCACTTGTACTAAATTTAGGTCATCAGTAACACCCGCAGTTGTCATCTGAAACAGGCTAACTTCATGGTTGCATTCTGGGGAAACTacttaacccatccgctgtgattggcatggatttgtctttcactggtagcctggtaacatactccccagtctttatctgcctctatggtggatagtggagtgtttcccatgtggtattggtatgctggatatcccctcccaaggtgcatgactacatttttcttcattgaattgtagcagccaatttttgttctattcctgtagcttggtgatgtcttcctgtaggaaatccacagtcaagggtttAATTAATTCATTGTGAATATATTAGCATATGAAAGACATTATAGGCCAAGTTcagtggatacgggcaactgtaCAATGAATGGATCACTAACTGAATGTTGAAGAGTTACATTAACAAAGGTTACTACTGTCAAACCTGTGAAAAGCCATTGATTGAtgcttgttcttattttctttctgcagAGCTGCCAAGGAGAAGAACAAGGCAGCCAAGGCCAGCAAGAAGGCAAATGCCCCCCAGTCCTCCAAGGTAAAGTACTGCTCACTCGGCCTCTGCTTTACTTCATGAGTTTTGGTGCCATGAAAGaaatatttaacccggtagcagtagggatcatatttcttaatggtccctctaagcgagaaaaatgagaaaaatcatcactcacacaaaccatttcataatatatatcaacgcatttgtgatcagtttatgtatcatctattttttggggggttaaatcatagcacaaatttggcccgtcgctgctacacggtaaagccccaaatttggcccatcgctgctaccgtgTTAATCAAGCAGTCAGTCATTTCAGTTCTTAGATCACCATTTGTCTCTTTTTTATGCTCAGTCTATCATGTGAGTCTGCAGTGCAAGAATTTAGTGGCTACATAAGCTCACTATTTTAATCTGTGTTAGTTAATCCCTGCAACCTGTGTGCCCCGCTTTTTGGTCTTCTCTCGCATCACTCAACTTTTCGTCTTAGTTTATTGGTGTTGGTCTGCAGCTCATGGTAATTGACGCCTGCCTACCCTACTGGAAAAAAAATTGTTGGATATTTTGTAGCTCGTGTCAGGTCACTTCCTTTGATCTTCCACTACTCGGTATCCTGCTGTAGTCCTTGTTAGGGAGGTGAAATATCTGCACATTGTCCTGTTATGGATATGATtttatggaaggaaggagtgcATGTCATCTTTATGGGACAAGTTTAGTATGGCAGACAGAGaagcaaggatggaaggaatgcGTGTAATCTTTATTAGACGACAAGAGTTTAGTGTggcagacagagaaggaaggaaggaaggaatgcatgaGTGATCTGTATTAGAAGACAAGAGTTTAGTGTggcagacagagaaggaaggaaggaaggaatgcatgaGTGATCTGTATTAGAAGACAAGAGTTTAGTGTggcagacagagaaggaaggaatgcatgAGTGATTGTATTAGAGGACAGAGTTTAGTGTggcagacagagaaggaaggaatgcatgAGTGATTGTATTAGAAGACAAGAGTTTAGTGTggcagacagagaaggaaggaaggaagggatgcatAAGTGATTTGTATTAGAGGACAAGAGTTTAGTGTggcagacagagaaggaaggaaggaaggaatgcatgaGTGATTGTATTAGAAGACAAGAGTTTAGTATggtagacagagaaggaaggaaggaagggatgcatAAGTGATTTGTATTAGAGGACAAGAGTTTAGTGTGGAAGACAGTGAAGGAATGCATCAATCAGAGGACAGAGTTTTGTGTggtagacagagaaggaaggaatgcataAGTGATTTGTATTAGAGGACAAGAGTTTAGTGTGGAAGACAGTGAAGGAATGCATCAATCAGAGGACAGAGTTTTGTGTggtagacagagaaggaaggaaggaatgcacgAGTTCTCCATATTAGAGGACAGAGTTTAAATGGCAGACAGATAAGTAAGTAAAGAAGTGAGAAATGCATGATGATATTTATGGGACAAGTTTAGTATGGccgacagaaggaaggaatgacttaTGGCTCAACAAGTTTAGTATGGCAAACAGAGAGAAATGGATGCATGACTGATCATTTTGGCAAGAGTTTAGTATGACTGCATGACTGACCTTTCTCTGTGTTTGTGTTATTCCCACAGTCCAAGAAGGCCACCCAAAAGGCTCCCAAGATGCCCCGCGCAGGAAGGCCCGGGC
Above is a window of Eriocheir sinensis breed Jianghai 21 chromosome 16, ASM2467909v1, whole genome shotgun sequence DNA encoding:
- the LOC126999229 gene encoding 60S ribosomal protein L24-like — translated: MKLQLCNFSGYKIQPGHGKTMVRTDGKVYVFMSAKCERAHMMKRNPREVRWTILYRRKHKKGMEEETTKKRTRRTQKYQRAIVGASLIDIMTKRNMKPEVRKAQREQAIRAAKEKNKAAKASKKANAPQSSKSKKATQKAPKMPRAGRPGHGGHGGRR